A stretch of Macadamia integrifolia cultivar HAES 741 chromosome 7, SCU_Mint_v3, whole genome shotgun sequence DNA encodes these proteins:
- the LOC122084731 gene encoding uncharacterized protein LOC122084731 — translation MVFPVAGEALLLNLSVGENSMGSLLDQMEMQNGKEQSIYYLSKKFLEYETRYTPLETYTTLVWATRRLQQYMVAYSVQLISRMDPIKYLFGKPALTSRQLDGYCCYPNDITYVTQKSIKGQAVSDHLAAHPTEDERILDDAFPYEEIATAKEETTNEW, via the coding sequence ATGGTGTTTCCCGTTGCTGGAGAAGCTCTCTTGTTAAACTTGTCAGTTGGAGAGAATTCCATGGGATCATTATTGGATCAGATGGAGATGCAAAACGGGAAAGAGCAATCTATCTATTATTTgagtaagaagttcctagagTATGAAACACGTTATACACCCCTAGAGACCTACACTACATTAGTTTGGGCAACGAGAAGGTTACAGCAATATATGGTGGCATATTCGGTTCAGCTAATCTCAAGGATGGACccaatcaaatatctctttggtAAGCCAGCATTGACAAGCAGACAACTCGATGGCTATTGTTGTTATCCAAATGACATCACTTACGTTACTCAAAAGTCCATCAAGGGACAAGCAGTATCAGATCACTTGGCTGCTCACCCTACAGAAGATGAAAGAATATTAGATGACGCTTTTCCGTATGAAGAAATAGCCACGGCCAAAGAAGAAACCACGAATGAATGGTAA